TAATTTCATTTGTTATCTAAGAAAATTATAAGCTCATGGATCGACTCGGATTTGGTAATCTTAAAGATTTTGAACATGCTATGCAGCAAGAAATCGGTTGTGCTTATCATCATATTTGCAGGGGAACGCTCCAACTTCTACCGTGCTTGCAAGCATTACTCTCCCTTGATTCTTACATATCAATATTGTTTTTTTCTTGCATTGTTTTAGACTTGTGCATGTAATTGTGTGCATTTCTTCATGTTGATCGGATCTTCGTCACCCGCAACTTCTTCTGTTGGACGATGATTTTAACTTGTGAAGAGTCTGTTTCAAATACGTGAATAAGTTGGACCGAATTCAATATTTTTGCGCCGATTACGATTAGAATCCATGTTTGATtatcttttaatatttattctcaATGAAAATTctggaaaatgtttttctttGGTTGTCCAttgttatttaaaatttatgtgtATTTCCTATAAATATATTACATATAATTATAACATATTATACAAACACATACACACGACTATAAATTGTATCAATATAATGGTCACAATGtatgtaaaaatataattgGAAATGCTAAAAATATCATAGGCCAAATTAATCAACGCAATTTTCATGTCTAGACTTTTCAATAAACACATCAAGATGCCGACTTATAGCTaggaagaaaaaataaattatttttgagttaatgcgtggtagaatataaatattataatcaACTCGATTTCTttacattaattttttattttaatttagattttaaaatatcaaattacGAAATTTTTTTATGCACAAAGTAATTTGACATTTACATGTACGTGTAATATTTGATTATTTGGGGTTCATattgttaaaaataaataagttttcaatttttataaaaatatgtatAATAAAAGAATGGAAAAAATCCCACCACATTTCATGATCCTACGACGTTTGACCAACTTTCCAAGTCTCCGTCCGCTTTAAATCGTCCGCTCATTCACTTTAATTATCAACCAATATTTTCACCTCCCACCCATTACCCCTCCACCAGTGTACGGCGCGGTGGTTAATGGATTCAGCTCCGCCGCAAGCGGCGTCGCAGCAGCCAAACTATAACGCTTCTCAACCGCCATCATATTCTTCTTCATCAGCATCGGCAATGCCACGATCTCAGGGATCTGCAAGTATGATTCCTGGATTAATGGGAAAGCATCGAATTTCTACTGCAATTTCTCTTCTCGATCAGCAAATCCAAATAATCCAGGTGAACGATCATCTTCTTCTCAAAATTGATCTTcctgttaaattttttttttgatttttttgttataTATTTCTCAGAAATTTGTATTGTTTGGCTGGAGTAATTGCGTTTAACTTTTTGTGTAGGATGAGCTGGACGAACTTGAAACTGTCGATGGAGTCTCCACTGTTTGCCAAGAGTAAGTCTCTTTCATAACAAATGGTCGCTAATTTATAATGGATGGGATCTGGATGAACATATATATGctttatttattatgttttaagTTCAAGATTTAACATTGAACTGAATAAGGCAAAAAATATTTGGTCTTTTCTAAGCATTTACATGAACTAGTTGCACAATACAAGCAATAAGGGTCATAAAATGTAGGTTGGTATAACTTGAACTTAGATGCAAATAAAAAAAtctttctttaaatttttttacttgAAGTGGTTTCCACAGCTCATAGCTGTATATCAAGATAATTATAGTAATGATTTCTCAGTTAGTACAGTCCAACATAGTTGTCTAGATTTTAAATTCTTCAAATTTTGTTCATTGTCATCATGAGCACATGCTTGGGATCAACACGACAACAAGTGCTTTGAAAATTCTCTAAGACGTACTTGATAATTTGGGCCTCATTTGTTTCCTTGTGTCTATTATTTGTATCATATTCCCTATTACTTCGAACAGTTCGACATTTATCATGACCAATCTATATCAAATGTCGAGCCTTATTCTTATCTATGATTTCTCACTCGTCTTCTATTAGATCAGTTCTTGTGTAATCAGTGTCGTACCCCCATCATTCACAAAAATATGATAAGTGTGAAACAATGCTCGATTTGTTCACTCATCGCATTCTTTTGATTGCTTAACAATAGGCTAATTTCAAGCATCGAATCTGCCCCAGACGCACTACTTCCAGTGTAAGAATCACTGATTTTCTTAATTGCGTACGTTTTAGTTTCAATATATCATGTTGAACTTTATCACCACCCAAAAAATACTGTAATATGATGAATTTATTTATGCAGGACAAAAGGGCCAGCAGAGGTGGGTTGGGACAGGTGGTTCCAAGGTGCCCAAAGCTCAAGAAACCGCAGACGATGGATCTGAACAATACCAAAAATGTGTATTTTTCGTTTTCATGCTTTTGGAATTTTTATGCCACAATTCACCGAACAAATAACCTAGCACATAGAATTAGAAAGcgaaattataattttgttcTAGATTGTAAGATGTAACACAGCATCCATTTAGAAACTTTCTCGGCATAAAGCAAAGTTCAATTCTAAAGCTGACATGTTCAGTCTTCTGTTATACTTTGTAATACCTAAAGTTTGTCCAGTATGCTATTAGGGAGATGTAGCAAGCATTTATTTAGTGTGCAAAGATAATTTGAAGCGTGATACAAGGAATGATTTTCAGGTAGTTTTACGTAATTTTGGTAATGCTTCATGAGATGAGTTTTTGTCTTTTACGAGTATGATGATCCTCACCACTCTTCGCATTACAGATGGCATATTAGTTTTTGTCGGCCATAGTAGATTTTGGATGTCAAGGATGCTCTTTCTGGAAAACCCTTTGGTCATCTTGAGCACCTTGTTCTCTGATCGCCTCTAGCCACCTCTCTTCTGCCTTTTTTTGGCTTCTGCTACTATAATCTCCAAATCTTTTTAGTGTGGCACTTCGAAAGACGAATTTGTTATCATGTTACGGTGGAAATAACCTTCATAGAATGGAGAATAGTGGTTACCTCgtcaattttctttttttttttttcactccaTTCTTCATTACCTCTTGGTGCTCGTCCACACATGGGGTGCTTCAATCTAACATACATGCTGAAGACATGGAATGAGAGGCATGATTCCCAGGCTCATTTCCCATTCCCAACTATTAGAAATAGATGTTGCTCAGATATGATTGATATTATGTATACCGCCGTGCCTTGTCTTTTTGTGACGACCAACGTGTTAAAATGAGTAGCTTTCAGCTCCAAGGGATTGGGAGAGATCGAAGTATATTAACTTCGAACAGAGGATTTCCCAAGTAATAGTAACATATTGAATCACAAGCACGGATTCCAAACCCAAATAACCTGGAGAGAACATGAAGATCTAGTGACCGTGAATTTGCAAAATTGCTAGAGTTTGGCATGTGGAGCAAGTGAACTTTAACGTGGAGTTTTTTCTAAGGTTGGGCAGACTTTTTCGTGGTTAGGTTGCAGTCTTAATTTACATCAACAGTACCTGAATTTTAGAAAATAATTGACCTGAGGAGTGGATTGGATCATATTCGACGTGCATGTGATCCATTggtgataataaaaaaaaaaatacattttcaaatcgaatatatattatttaaaaatgtttggtaggtaatattaaaaaaatgcatTTCTGTACAATAATATGGCACCTCACCATTATTAAAATTTTGTCGTCTTCGTTTTTTATTCTTGAAGTCCCAATAGTCTTGAAATTTTggatttatatatgtatttattatttaaaaataatagacGGGCTCGAACTCAAATTTACGTTGCATTTGAATATTTGATATCCCACCGACTCAAAGAGATTTATCCTTATAATATTTCCTATATGAGACAGTACTTGGGAGAAACTGAAGCAGCCATTCCAAAAGTTTAAATGCAAGTGCGACTTCTTCTCAGATACTTGGAATTGACCGaggcatcaattttccaaaacaAATGCAACTGCCTATCccacaaaattaattaaaaggaTAATAAACTTATGAACCAACTTCTtgctttaaatttaattgattgGACTTCTAAACAATTGGTTAAATTTGTTTTTAACTTGTACAAGAGATGTTAATTCATGTCTAATTACAATGTTTGACCACTTAAGCCGCACACACGTCATACACGTACACAACTGGTATTTATCTTAGTTACCAATCGTCCCGTCCATCCAAGaattatgaaataaaaataGGCAAGGCtgcttaattattattttatattatatttgattACAAATGATTAATAAAGATCAATAGTACTGCAACTTCCATTCATATTGATATCGATAAATAGAAGTCTTTCTCATCATTTGATCAGACCATTAGAACCATCAATGGGTTCCCATGGTGGAGGCGCTCACGACTCCCTTGAGCTGGGTGGCTCCAATGATCAGAACCACCGCAAATCAGTTCCCGACCGCCACCGCAATCGCCTCGATTACTATAGTGTAGCTGTTAAAATTACTTTGATATTTGTGGTCATTGGCCTTTCTTACCTTGTTCTCAATCAATCTTCGTATCCTTCTCAATTGTTTCCAAGGCCAGATTTATATTCATCTTCATCAAACGACTCTGATTCTGGAAAATGGGGCTCTTCATTGCACCAGTTCGCTTCCGATCAAGACGACCTTCCTTCCTATGTAAGTTACATATAACTCCAGTTCTCCTCCTCCCTCCTCGAATATTATATCAAGAAATTTTCAATGGAACTATAATTTCGGTAGTGATAGTTCTTCCAAATTTCCaaccaaaaaaaaatacattatatTATGGTTGTCGTATATATTACGTTTCAGAGAAAGTCCTACgatgtttattattatttttcctaCAAATTCAAGTTTGTAGAAGTGATAAGAATCTTAAAACGTGACGCATACAATACGTT
The Primulina eburnea isolate SZY01 chromosome 5, ASM2296580v1, whole genome shotgun sequence genome window above contains:
- the LOC140831543 gene encoding guanine nucleotide-binding protein subunit gamma 1-like encodes the protein MDSAPPQAASQQPNYNASQPPSYSSSSASAMPRSQGSASMIPGLMGKHRISTAISLLDQQIQIIQDELDELETVDGVSTVCQELISSIESAPDALLPVTKGPAEVGWDRWFQGAQSSRNRRRWI